A DNA window from Stenotrophomonas sp. 57 contains the following coding sequences:
- the yjgA gene encoding ribosome biogenesis factor YjgA, with protein MRGRDEETGEFHDKSRSQNRRDALDVLALGEKLVSLTPAQLARLPIPEDLLPHIAECKRITAHIAHKRQLAFLAKHMRREEDATLDAIRDALDANSETGRREVAMMHRVEDWRERLLAEGDKALAALLDDYPQADRQQLRTLVRNAQAEKAKNKPPRAYREIYQVLRALMLPAALGLKASGEDAGHVETDEADEG; from the coding sequence ATGCGCGGACGCGACGAAGAAACCGGTGAATTCCACGACAAGAGCCGCAGCCAGAACCGGCGCGACGCGCTCGACGTCCTGGCCCTGGGCGAGAAGCTGGTGTCGTTGACCCCGGCCCAGCTGGCGCGCCTGCCGATCCCGGAAGACCTGCTGCCGCACATCGCCGAGTGCAAGCGCATCACCGCCCACATCGCGCACAAGCGCCAGCTGGCATTCCTGGCCAAGCACATGCGTCGCGAGGAGGACGCCACGCTGGATGCGATCCGCGATGCGCTGGATGCCAACAGCGAAACCGGCCGCCGCGAAGTGGCGATGATGCACCGCGTGGAAGACTGGCGCGAACGCCTGCTGGCCGAAGGTGACAAGGCGCTGGCCGCCCTGCTGGACGACTACCCGCAGGCCGACCGGCAGCAGCTGCGCACGCTGGTGCGCAACGCGCAGGCCGAGAAGGCGAAGAACAAGCCGCCGCGTGCCTACCGCGAGATCTACCAGGTGCTGCGCGCGCTGATGCTGCCGGCGGCGCTGGGCCTGAAGGCCAGCGGCGAAGACGCTGGCCACGTCGAGACCGACGAGGCCGACGAGGGCTGA
- the tldD gene encoding metalloprotease TldD, with translation MTDIALTLAQDRLLRPGGLDTAGLERTFGQLLGPGVDFGDLYFQHARRESWSVEDGIVKDGAHSIEQGVGVRAISGEKTGFAYSDDIHADALLAAAQSARAISREGGAQTGRSLLRGNARALYPALDPIDGIGNEAKVEVLKRLDGYLRAADPRVKQVMVSLSGGVDTVLIARSDGVLGADVRPLVRLNVQVIVEHNGRRESGYAGGGGRYGYEALFADGRPEAFAREALRQALVNLEAVPAPAGVMPVVLGPGWPGVLLHEAVGHGLEGDFNRKGTSVYAGRIGERVAAPGVTIVDDGTLDGRRGSLNIDDEGHPSQCTTLIEDGILVGYMQDSLNARLMGVAPTGNGRRESFAHMTMPRMTNTYMRAGQHDPQEMIRSVKKGLYAVNFGGGQVDITSGKYVFSATEAYLIEDGRITTPVKGATLIGNGPETMQKVRMVGNDLALDEGVGICGKDGQSVPVGVGQPSLLIEGITVGGTQA, from the coding sequence ATGACTGATATCGCCCTGACGCTTGCCCAAGACCGCCTGCTGCGCCCTGGTGGCCTGGATACCGCTGGCCTGGAGCGCACCTTCGGGCAGTTGCTCGGCCCCGGTGTGGACTTTGGTGACCTCTACTTCCAGCACGCCCGCCGCGAGAGCTGGAGCGTGGAGGATGGCATCGTCAAGGACGGTGCCCATTCCATCGAGCAGGGCGTGGGTGTGCGCGCGATTTCCGGTGAGAAGACCGGCTTCGCCTACTCCGATGACATCCATGCCGACGCGCTGCTGGCTGCGGCGCAGTCGGCGCGTGCGATCTCGCGCGAAGGTGGCGCCCAGACCGGGCGTTCGCTGCTGCGGGGCAATGCGCGCGCGCTGTATCCGGCGCTGGACCCGATCGACGGCATCGGCAACGAGGCCAAGGTCGAGGTGCTCAAGCGCCTGGACGGCTATCTGCGTGCCGCCGACCCGCGCGTGAAGCAGGTGATGGTGAGCCTGTCCGGTGGCGTTGACACGGTGCTGATCGCCCGCAGCGACGGTGTGCTGGGCGCCGACGTGCGCCCGTTGGTTCGCCTGAACGTGCAGGTGATCGTCGAGCACAACGGCCGTCGCGAGTCCGGCTATGCCGGTGGCGGTGGCCGCTATGGCTACGAGGCGCTGTTCGCCGATGGCCGCCCGGAAGCCTTTGCCCGTGAGGCGCTGCGCCAGGCGCTGGTGAATCTTGAAGCGGTACCGGCACCGGCCGGCGTGATGCCGGTGGTACTGGGCCCGGGCTGGCCCGGCGTGCTGCTGCATGAAGCGGTCGGCCATGGCCTGGAAGGCGACTTCAACCGCAAGGGCACCAGCGTCTACGCGGGCCGGATCGGCGAGCGCGTTGCCGCCCCGGGCGTGACGATCGTCGACGACGGCACGCTGGACGGACGCCGTGGCTCGTTGAACATCGACGACGAGGGTCATCCCAGCCAGTGCACCACGCTGATCGAGGACGGCATCCTGGTCGGCTACATGCAGGACAGCCTCAACGCGCGCCTGATGGGCGTAGCGCCGACCGGCAACGGCCGCCGCGAATCGTTCGCGCACATGACCATGCCGCGCATGACCAACACCTACATGCGTGCGGGCCAGCACGACCCGCAGGAGATGATCCGTTCGGTGAAGAAGGGCCTGTACGCGGTCAACTTCGGTGGCGGCCAGGTCGACATCACCAGCGGCAAGTACGTGTTCTCGGCCACCGAGGCGTACCTGATCGAGGATGGCCGCATCACCACGCCGGTGAAGGGCGCGACCCTGATCGGCAACGGTCCGGAAACCATGCAGAAGGTGCGCATGGTCGGCAACGACCTGGCCCTGGACGAGGGCGTGGGCATCTGCGGCAAGGACGGGCAGAGCGTGCCCGTGGGTGTCGGCCAGCCCTCGCTGTTGATCGAGGGCATCACCGTCGGCGGTACCCAGGCCTGA